TCGCGCGCTGATGTTCCGGTTCGACGTGCCGAACCGCCCGCCCTTCTGGGTTACCGCCGGGGGCGAATGCGAGCCGGACGAAAGCTTCGACGAGGCGGCGCGGCGCGAACTGTTCGAGGAGACCGGGATTACCGCCGATCCGGGTTCGCAGATCGCGCGGACCACGCCCGAATTCGTCACCGTCGAGGGCGAACCGGTGCGCGCAGACGAGCGCTACTACCTCGTACGGGTCGCCGAAGCTCGGATCGACACGGCCAACCACACCGAGCTCGAACAATGCCTGATGACCGAGCACCGCTGGTTTACGGTAGCCGAGCTGCGCGACTGGCCCGAGGCGGTCTTTCCGGTCAACATCGCCGACATGATCGAACAGGAGTTGAACCCATGATCACCCAGACGATCACCCCCGTCACCCACGATCTCGGCCAGTTCGAGGTGCGCCGCGTGCTGCCTTCGCGCGAGCGGACGATGGTCGGCCCCTTCATCTTCGTCGACGAGTTCGGCCCCGCGCAGCTCGATCAGGGCGCGGCAATGGACGTCCGCCCGCATCCGCACATCAATCTCGCGACAGTCACCTGGCTGTTCGCCGGAGAGTTTGGGGGCGCGATCGATCATCGCGACAGCATCGGCAGTTTTTCGACGATCCGCCCCGGCACCGTGAACCTGATGACCGCCGGACGCGGGATCGTGCATTCCGAACGCAGCCCGCAAGCAGAGCGCGATGCAGGACCCAAGCTGTTCGGGATGCAGACCTGGCTTGCGCTGCCCGACGGGCGCGAGGAGATCGACCCGGCGTTCGAGGCGGTGAGCGAATTGCCGCTTATCGAAGACCAGTGCGCCAAGGCGTGGGTGATCATGGGCGAACTGTGGGGCAAGCGCGCGCCGACCACGACCTATGCCGACACGATCTATGCCGAGATCGTGCTCGGTGCGACCGGTTCGCTGCCGATCGAATCCGAGGCCGACGAGCGCGCCGTCATGCTGGTCAGCGGCCAAGCGAGCGTCGATGGCGTGCCGCTCGAAATCTACCGGCTCGCGGTGCTGGCACCGGGCAAGGTGATGACGCTTGCGAGCGAAACCGGCGGCCGCGTGATGCTGCTCGGTGGCGAGGCCTTCTCAACCAGGCGCCACGTGTTCTGGAATTTTGTCAGCTCGGATCGCGAACGGATTAACCAGGCGAAAGAAGACTGGCGCGAAGGTCGGTTCCCCAAGGTTCCGGGCGACGACGAGGAATTTATCCCCTTGCCCGAAGTGCCCAAGACCGTCAGCTATCCCTGAGACACGGGAGAACGAAATGGATTATCAGGGCAAGGTGGCGTGGATTACCGGGGCCTCGTCGGGGATCGGCGCGGCGCTGGCGCGCGATCTCGCTTCGCGCGGCGCGCATGTGGTCCTGTCGGGGCGGGATGAAGGCAGGCTGGCCGAGGTCGCGGCGGACTGCGGCGAAACGCTGATCCTGCCCTTCGACGTCCGCGACAATGCTGCGCTCGCCGACGCTACGGCGAAGGCGATTGCATGGAAAGGCGGGGTCGATCTCGCTGTCGCCAATGCCGGGGTATCGCAGCGCAGCCGCGCGCTCAACACCGACATGCAGGTCTATCGCGACATCATCGATATCGACCTCACCGCGCAGATTGCGTTCGCACAGGGCCTGATCGGACACATGGCCGAGCGCGGATCCGGCGCTCTCGCGTTCATCTCCTCAATCGCGGGCAAGGTCGGAGTGCCGATGCGCACCGCCTACAGCGCGGTGAAGTTCGGCCTTGCCGGATACGGCGACGCACTGCGTGCCGAGCTGTCGCAAACCGGCGTCAGTGTGCATGTCATCTATCCCGGCTCGGTCGCCACCGATGTCGCCCGCAATGCGATGGTCGGCGATGGCAGCAAGCGCGGACGCAGCGACAAGGTGATCGACGAGGGCATTCCCGCAGCGGACGCCGCCGCAGCCATGCTCGACGGGATCGCCAGCGGCGAGCGCGAGATCATCGTCGCGCAGGGCATGGAAGCGGGCATGGGCGAAATGCGCCGCACGCCCGATGCGCTGTTCGATCAGGTCGCCGCGATGGTCGCGGGCGGTTACATGAAACGCATGGAAGAGGACGGCTGAGCGGGATGGAGCAGAAACGCGTAGAGCTGGCCAACGGAATCCATCTCGATGTCGTCGACGAGGGCCCGGTCGATGCGCCGGTGCTGATCTTCCTGCACGGCTTTCCCGAAAGCCACCGCACCTGGCGGCATCAGATCAAGCACTTCTCAGGCATCTACCGCTGCATCGCTCCCGACCAGCGCGGCTATCGTGCATCATCGAAGCCGCAGCAGGTCGAAGCCTACACTCCGGACAAGCTGATCGGCGATATCTTCCTGCTCGCCGACGCGCTGAACATCGCGAAGTTCACCATCGTCGGCCACGATTGGGGCGGCGCGATCGCTTGGGGCGTGGCGCTGGGCGGCCAGCACATGCGGGTCGAACGCGCGGTGATCGCCAACGCCCCGCATCCGGCGATTTTCCAGAAGCTGCTCTACACCAATCCGCAACAGCGCGAGGCGAGCCAGTATATCCGCGGCTTCCGCGATCCCGCCAACGATGCGCTTGTCAAGGATCAGGGCCTCACCGGATTGCTGCTGAAAGAGGTCAAGTGGGACCGCCCGAGCGCGATGGAACCGGCAGAGCGCGAGGCGCTGCTGCGCGACTGGCAGAACCGCGACGCCGCGTTCGGGATGCTCAACTACTATCGCGCCAGCCCGATCGACGTGCCGACGATGGACCAGCCATTCGAAGTCCCCGAAGGCTACACGCCGCCATCCCTGCCGAAGCTTACCATCCCCACGCTGGTGATCTGGGCGCTCGACGATCTCGCGCTCCCGCCCGAAAATCTCGAAGGGCTGGACGACATCGTCGATCCGCTCACCATCGTGCGCGTGCCGGATTGCGGACACTTCGTCCCGTGGGAGGCGCCGGACAAGGTCAACGTGGCGATGGAGGCATTTCTCGCGGGCTAACGCCCCGCCCACTCCACCCACGCGCCATGCGGGTGGGCGTGGCTCAGCAGATGCGTCTCGCCGTCCCGGTCGCTGCCGTTCCAGTATCGCACCTTGAGCTCGTGCCGGAAGGTCGCGGGATCGGTCTCCAGCGAAATCCACGCCAGCGGCCGGTCGGGCGTGGCCGCGGCCCCGGCCGCCTCCATCGCTGCGGTAATGGCCTGCTGCGTCGCGGCGGGCATGTATTGCCACATGATCGAATGAAACATCGCCCGCGTCGCACCGCCTTTTCGGGGCCATTCGAGGATGGCGGTTGTGAATTCGCCCGCATCCATCCTGACGAGGTCGGGCGGATCGGCGCGCGCCAGTTCGATCGCGGCATCGATCCGCGCCATCCGTCCGGGCGCATCGGGCCAGACATAGCTCTTGAGCCGCAGGGCGCTGGCCGGATCGGACAGGTCGATCGGGGCGACATCGCAGCCGCGAATATCGACGATCTCGAAATCGGCGGGTGGCGCGGGGGGCGAGCCCTCGCCGCGCCACTCCGGCTCGATCCGCATCGGCGAATCCGCCGGCCCGACCGCGGTTTCGCCGAGCTGGAAATGATAGCGATCCAGCATGGTGTTGACGCCCGCGCTCGCGCCAAGCTCGAACAGTTCGAACCGCGGCACCACGCGCTGCGCCAGCCACAACAACCCGGCCATGATGCTCGCGGAACGACCCGCCTCGTTGGTTTGCGGCGGCCCGTCGAGCCACGGCAGCAGCTGGGTATCGTAGGTCTCGACCAGCTCGCACACCAGCGCATCGACCTGCCCCTGATCGACGATCTGCCCGCTGTAGACCCGCGCCAGCCGCTCATCCTCGCCCGACAGCAGCAGGTGGTGAAACCCGCCTGCGATCCTCAGCGGCATCGCATCCTTGAGCGTCAGTCCCTCCCATGAGGCCATGCGCCGCCCCGTCGCGGTATCGGTCTCTCGAACCTTGGCGAGCGCCCGGATCACCCGCGCGGTGCAGGGTGCATGGTTGATCTCGGCATGATCGGCCTGCCATGCGATCGCCGCATCGAACTCCTCGATCTGCATCACATCACTGGTTCGTTCGGTGTCGGTCATGCAATCTCCCACTCGTTGGCGGCATTGCCCTTTGCCGGTGCAGTGCCTAAGTGCCGCGGCGCAATGACTCTCGACGCGTCCGATATCCCAGCCGGTCCGCTGACCTTCGCGGTGCCGAAGGGGCGCATCCTCGATGAAGCGCTGCCGGTCATGGCGCGTGCCGGAGTGGTGCCCGAGGATGGCTTTCACGACAAGGCCAACCGCGCGCTGTCATTCGCCACCACGCGTGAAGACATGCGGCTGATCCGTGTGCGCGCGTTCGACGTCGCAACCTTCGTGGCACACGGAGCGGCGCAGGTCGGGATCGTGGGATCGGACGTGATCGAGGAATTCGATTACGCCGATCTCTACGCACCGGTCGATCTCGACATCGGACATTGCCGCCTCTCTGTCGCCCGGATGGCGGACGATTCCGAAGAAGCAGCAGGCGTCAGCCACCTGCGGGTCGCGACCAAGTATCCCAATCTCACCCGCCGCCATTTCGAACAGCGCGGTATTCAGGCCGAATGCGTCAAGCTGAACGGCGCGATGGAACTGGCGCCGTCGCTCGGCCTCGCGCGGCAGATCGTCGATCTCGTGTCGACCGGGCGCACGCTCAAGCAGAACGGGCTGGTCGAAACCGACCGCATTCTCGACATCTCGGCGCGGCTGATCGTCAATCGCGCCGCGCTCAAGACCGATCGCCGCGTCGCCGCGCTGGTGAGCGCGTTCCGTGAGGATGCCGAGGCGCGAGAAATCGCAAGGAACGCGGCCTGATGAAGTTCTACTCCAGCCTCGAACCCGATTTCGCTCGGCGTTTCGACCGGCTTGTCAACGCCCGCCGCGAAGCCGATGGCGACGTCGCGGGACAGGTCACGAGTATCCTCGACTCCGTGAAAACGCGCGGAGACAAGGCGCTGGTCGAATACACTCAGCGCTTCGATGATTACCCGCTGGTCGAGGACGCCGACTGGTCGATCGACGCGGAGACATGCGCCGAAGCCTACGCGGAACTCGAACCGGACCTGCGCGACGCGCTTGACCTCGCGGCCCGCCGCATCCGCGCCTATCACGAGGAACAGCTGCCCGAGAACCGCGACTATACCGACGAGGCCGGAGTGCGGCTCGGCGCGATTTGGCGAGCGGTCGATGCGGCGGGACTGTATGTTCCCGGCGGTCGCGCGGCCTACCCCTCTTCGTTGCTGATGAACGCGATACCGGCCAAGGTCGCCGGGGTCGGGCGCGTGGCGGTGGTCACCCCGACTCCGCATGGCAAGACCAACCCGCTGGTGCTCGCGGCGGCGCATATCGCCGGTGTCGACGAGATCTGGCGCGTCGGCGGCGCGCACGCGATCGCCGCGCTGGCCTATGGCACCGGGCGAATCGCGCCGGTCGATGTGATAACCGGCCCCGGCAACGCCTATGTCGCCGAGGCCAAGCGCCAGCTTTTCGGCGTGGTCGGGATCGACATGGTCGCGGGGCCAAGCGAGATTCTCGTGATCGCCGATGGCAAGAACGATCCCGACTGGATCGCCGCCGATCTGCTCAGCCAGGCCGAGCACGACCCGACCTCGCAATCGATCCTGATCACCGACGATGCCGGTTTTGCCGCGTTGGTCGAAGACCGGATCGATGTGCAGCTGTCGCAGCTCGCAACCGGGAAGACCGCCCGCGAAAGCTGGGAGGCACATGGCGCGATCATCGTCGTCAACGACCTGGTCGAGGAGGCACCCGCGTTGGCCAACCGCCTCGCCGCCGAACACCTAGAACTGGCGGTCGACGACCCCGAAGCGATGCTGCCGCACATCCGTCATGCGGGCAGCGTCTTTCTCGGCCGCATGACGCCCGAAGCGCTGGGTGACTATGTGGCCGGTCCCAACCACGTCCTGCCGACCGGGCGGCGGGCGCGCTTTTCCAGCGGGCTCTCGGTGCTCGATTTCATGAAGCGAACCAGCTTCATCAGTCTCGACGATGCGAGCTTCGCCCGTATCGCACCGGCCGCCGCCCGCCTCGCCCACGCGGAGGGCCTGCCCGCCCACGCCAAATCGGTGGAGCTCCGGATCAAATGAACACCGCCGCCCGATCGCAAGCCCGCTCCGCCGCGCGGTTGGCCGCCGTCCAGGCGCTGTACCAGCAGCAGATGGAGGGCACCGCCCTTACCAAGCTGCTCGACGAATTCCACCAGCACCGGCTGGGCCGCGAGGTCGACGACGACGAGCACGAGGGCGAGGTCTTTGCCGACGCCGAGGTGGCGTTCTTCGACGACATCGTGCGCGGAGTCGATGCACGGCGCGAGGAGATCGACGGGATCGTAATCGAACGACTCGCCGCAGGCTGGACGCTGGCCCGGCTCGACAAGACCATGCTGCAGGTGCTGCGTGCCGGTGCTTACGAGCTGCTTGCCCGCCCCGATGTACCGACGGCAACGGCGATCAGCGAATATGTCGACGTCGCCAAGGCCTTCTTCGACGATCGCGAAGCAAAATTCGCGAACGGGGTGCTCGACGCGGTTGCGAAACAGGTCCGCGACTGACGCCTTTGAAGCGTTCCGTGCAACACTTGCATTTTGATCAATTTACAAGCGCGCCGCGGCGTTTAAAACGGTCTCGGGATAGAGTTTGGGATCATAATAACATAATGAATGAAATGGATTTTCTCGCAGGTCTGCGGGAATTGCCGTTGCATCCGGGGGCGCGTGGACTCGAAGACGATTGCGCCGTGCTCGACTTCGGCGATGAAACGCTGATCATCAATCACGACATGATGGCGGAAGGCACGCATTTCCGCCCCGATGCCGATTTGTCGGATGTCGCGTGGAAGCTGGTCGCGCAGAATCTTTCCGATCTGGCTGCCAAGGGCGCCGAACCTATCGGCGTGCTGCTGGGCCACACCCTGGGCGGCGACGATGCGGGCTTCCTGTCGGGACTGCGCGAAGCGCTGGCGGTCTTCGGTGTCCCGCTGCTTGGCGGAGACACGATTTCGTCGACTGGAGCGAGCACCTTCGGGATTACCGCGATCGGCCGCGCCACCCACCTGCCCGTTCCCTCACGACGCGGCGCGAGCGCGGGCGATGCCCTGTATCTTACCGGAACACTTGGCGGGGCCATGCTCGGTTTCGAAGGGAGCGAACGGCACAGCGATGCCTTCAACCGCCCCCATCCGCGCCTCGCCGAAGGCCGCGCGCTGGCACCGCACGTCAGCGCGATGATGGACGTGTCGGACGGCCTGCTGCTCGATGCCTGGCGGATGGCAACCGTCAACGAGGTGACCCTGCGGCTCGAGAGCGAGACCATTCCGGTGGTTGAGCCTGCACGGCTCGACGATTGCCTGCGCTGGGGTGAAGATTACGAATTGCTGTTCGCGGCCCCGCCTGAAACGCGATTGCCGGTCGAGGCGACCCGCATCGGCATGGTCGAGGCGCAGATGAACGCGCCGGTGATCCTCGGCGAAACCCCGCTGCGGAGCCCGGAAACGCTCGGCTATAGCCACGGCTGAGCGACGCGCCGCCGGAGCGCCTAGCGAAACTGGTGAATTTGGCGGAGTTCTGCCGATTCCGGACTTGTCACATGCGGTTCAATCCCTATGAGGGTCGCCATTGCGCTCGTGGGATTTCAAGACAAGCGCACTTCCAAAAAGTCTTCCACGCTGAAGAGGGGATTGCTCCGTGGACCTTATTCTTATTTCAATCGGGCTGGGACTGCTCGCCGTGATCTACGGCTTCGTTACCAGCCGGCAAGTGGTCAACGCCGCCGACGGCAATGACAAGATGCGCGAGATCGCAGGCGCGATCAAAGAGGGCGCGCAGGCCTATCTCAACCGTCAATACACCACGATCGGCATGGTCGGCGTGGTGGTCGCGATCATTGTCGGGGTGTTCCTCGGCCCGATCCCGGCAGTCGGTTTCGTCGTCGGTGCGGTGCTTTCGGGCATCGCCGGATATATCGGCATGAACATCTCGGTGCGCGCCAACGTCCGCACCGCAGCCGCCGCCGAAACCGGCCTGCAGCAGGGTCTGACGCTGGCGTTCCGCGCGGGCGCGATCACAGGGATGCTGGTCGCCGGTCTCGCGCTGCTCGCGATCGCCGTGTTCTTCTACGTACTCGTCGGCCCGATGGCTCTCGAAGTGACCGACCGCAAGGTGATCGACGGGCTCGTCGGTCTCGCCTTCGGTGCTTCGCTGATCTCGATCTTCGCGCGTCTCGGCGGCGGGATCTTCACCAAGGCTGCCGATGTCGGTGCCGACCTGGTGGGCAAGGTCGAAGCGGGCATCCCCGAGGATGACCCCCGCAACCCTGCGACCATTGCCGACAATGTCGGCGACAACGTCGGCGACTGCGCCGGCATGGCTGCCGACCTGTTCGAAACCTATGTGGTGACCGTAGGCGCGACGATGGTGCTGACAGCACTGCTGCTGACCTCGGTCGGCGAGTTGCTGCTGCCGCTGATGGCGCTGCCGCTGCTGATCGGCGGGGCGTGTATCGTCACCTCGATCATCGGCACCTACTTCGTCCGCCTTGGCGGCGGCACGAACGTGATGGGCGCGATGTACAAGGGCTTCCTTGTCTCTGCCGTTCTGGCAATTCCGCTCATCTGGGTCGTGACCGCACATGCGCTGGGCACGGCGGGCACCGACATGAACACCGTGATCAATCCGGGCCTCGGCATGGTCGAGTTTACCGGTGTGGACCTGTTCCTGTGCGCGTTCCTCGGTCTGGTCATCACCGGCCTGATCATCTGGATCACCGAGTACTACACCGGAACGGGCTTCCGGCCGGTCCGCTCGATCGCCAAGGCTTCGGAAACCGGCCACGGCACCAATGTGATTCAGGGGCTGGCGATCAGCCTCGAATCAACCGCTCTGCCGACGATCGTGATCGTCAGCGGGATCATCGTCGCGTTCCAGCTGGCTGGCCTGATGGGCATTGCCTACGCTGCGACCGCGATGCTCGCGCTCGCGGGTATGGTCGTGGCGCTCGATGCCTATGGTCCGGTGACCGACAATGCCGGTGGCATCGCCGAAATGGCGGGCCTCGACGAGAGCGTGCGCGAAAAGACCGATCTGCTCGACGCGGTCGGGAACACCACCAAGGCGGTGACCAAGGGGTATGCGATCGGATCGGCGGGCCTCGGCGCGCTGGTGCTGTTCGCCGCCTACACCACCGATCTGCGGGTGTTCTTCCCGGCGTTCCTCGACGGCGATCTCACCAACGGCGAAGTCAGCTTCAGCCTCGAGAACCCGTATGTGATCGTCGGCCTGTTCCTTGGCGCGCTGCTGCCGTACCTGTTCGGTGCGATGGGCATGACCGCCGTGGGCCGCGCGGCCGGTGACGTGGTGAAGGACGTGCGCGAGCAGTTCGCCGGCGATCCGGGCATCATGGCAGGCACCAGCCGTCCAAACTATGCGCGCACCGTCGATCTGGTGACCAAGGCCGCGATCAAGGAAATGATCATCCCGTCGCTGCTGCCGGTGCTCGCGCCGGTCGTGGTCTACTTCGTGATCACCGCGATCGCAGGTCAGGACAACGGCTTCGCCGCGCTCGGCGCGCTGCTGCTCGGCGTGATCGTGGGCGGGCTGTTCGTCGCGCTGTCGATGACCGCCGGTGGCGGGGCGTGGGACAACGCCAAGAAGTACATCGAAGACGGCAATCACGGCGGCAAGGGCTCGGAAGCCCACAAGGCCGCAGTGACCGGTGACACCGTGGGCGATCCCTACAAGGACACCGCCGGCCCGGCCGTGAACCCGATGATCAAGATCACCAACATCGTGGCGCTGCTGCTGCTCGCCGCACTGGCTGGGGCGCATTGATCATAGGGTGATCTTCCGCGCAGGCGGGAGCATCACGCCGCACCCGGTCCCCGCCTTGGCGGGGACTGCCGGAAAGTTCGACCCCGTCCGGAGCGATCCGGGCGGGGTTAACTTTTGCCGCGCCCCAGTCCCGTGGCCGGACACCGTAAACGCGACAAAACCTTTGTTAATCGGCCTGTGGCATGGAGGATCGTGGCGCGCAGTCCCGTGCGCCCGGAGACGGTTAACGCGATGGACCTTGCAAACGCGCCCGACCTGCGGAGGACAGCTGCAGCGGCCGACCAAGTATCCGGTCGCCTCGAACAGCTGCGCCGCATCTCCGTCGAACAGGCGGTAGACCCGTCCTTCGTCGATGCATGGCGGCTTCTGTCGGACCGGGCGAGCGAGCCCAATCCCTTCGCCGAAGCGTGGTTCGTGCTGCCATCGATCGGCGCGTTGGGAGACGGGGCCGATATCCGGTTGCTGGCGCTCTACACAGGGGGCGAGCTGGCAGGATTGATCTCGATCGGTCTGACCGCGAACTATTACGGCTACCCCGTCCCGCACGCCGCAAGCTGGCTGCATGCCAATGCCTTTTGCGGGGCGCCGATGGTGGCGCGGGGATGCGAGCGGCAGTTCTGGCATGCGCTGTTCGGTCATTTCGATCGCGCCCCTGGCCGCGCGCTGTTTCTGCACCTTCCGTCGCTGCCCACGGACGGCCCCCTCGAACGCACCTTGCAAGCGGTGCTGGCCGAGGAAGGACGCCGCAGCAACACCGCCCTCGAACAATCGCGCGCGATGCTGGCGTCGGACCTCTCGCCCGAGGATTACCTCGCCCGATCGATGACCGCGAAGAAGCGCAAGGAACTACGCCGACAGCACAAGCGGCTGGCTGAGGAAGGCGCGCTCACCTTTGAGCGGTGCGATGACGCCGATGGCCTCCAGCGCTGGATCGCCGATTTCCTCGCGCTCGAAGCCGCAGGATGGAAGGGCGAAGCCGGTTCGGCACTCGCGAATACCGACGCGACGCGCGCGTTCTTCACCGCGACGATGGCGGGGGCTGCGCAGGCGGGGCGGCTCGAACGGCTGGCCTTGCGGCTCGATGGCCGACCGATCGCGATGCTCGCCAATTTCGTCACCCCGCCCGGCGTCTACAGTTTCAAGACCGCGTTCGACGAGCGTTACGCACGGTTCTCTCCCGGCATGCTGCTGCAGCTCGAGAACCTCGCTCTGCTCGATCGCGACGACATCGCATGGGCTGACAGTTGCGCCGTCGAAGGGCATCCCATGATCGAGCGGCTGTGGCGCGAGAAGCGGTCGCTCACGAGCCGCAATGTCGCAATCGGCGGGCGTGTGCGTCGCGCGCTCTTTGCCCGCCTGATGGCCTTTGAAAACCGCACCCGGAGCGCCGCATGAACGCCCCTGTCACGCATTGGACGCCGCTGCGATCCTCCGCGCCCAACGTGTTCGATGCCGAGGCGTGCGCAACCTTCGCCGCCCATTACCCCGAAGGACCGCACCGGCTTCGCCATGCGCTCGACCGGCATCCCTTGCTCGACATCGATGCGCTCGCCGATCTTGCCGAGCGGCTTCCGCAATCGAGCGTCGAATACAATCGCGGCGACCTGCCGATCGGGGTCGACGGCAAGCCGGGCGGCACGGGGCTATCGATCGCCGAAACCATCCGCCGGGTGCACGAAGCGAACAGCTGGGCGGTGCTCAAGAACGTCGAGCAGGTGCCCTCGTATCAGGCACTGCTGCACGATTTGCTGGGCGAGTTGAAGGACGAGATCGAAGCGAAGACCGGACCGATGCTGACCCCGCAGGGCTTCGTCTTCATCTCCAGTCCGAACGCCGTAACCCCATACCATTTCGACCCCGAACACAACATCCTGCTGCAGGTCGCAGGGTCGAAAGTGATGACACAGTTTGCCGCCGGCGATCCGCGCTTCGCGCCCGACGAAATGCACGAAAGCTACCATTCCGGCGGACCGCGCGAGTTGACCTGGCGCGACGAGTTCGACGTGCATGGCTGCGAATATCCGCTCGGCCCCGGCGATGCAGTATACGTGCCGGTCATGGCTCCGCATTTCGTGCGCAACGGCCAGGACTCCTCGATCTCCCTGTCGATCACCTGGCGCTCTGGCTGGAGCTACAACGAAAGCGATGCGCGCGGATTCAACCACCTGCTGCGCCAGCGCGGATTCGCCCCCGCCGCGCCCCGGCGCTGGCCCGCGCAAAACCGCGCTCGCGCCTACGCCTTTCGCGCGCTGCGCAGGCTCGGCCTGGCCGGCTGACGCACGCGCTTGACCTCT
The Erythrobacter sp. JK5 DNA segment above includes these coding regions:
- a CDS encoding GNAT family N-acetyltransferase; this translates as MARSPVRPETVNAMDLANAPDLRRTAAAADQVSGRLEQLRRISVEQAVDPSFVDAWRLLSDRASEPNPFAEAWFVLPSIGALGDGADIRLLALYTGGELAGLISIGLTANYYGYPVPHAASWLHANAFCGAPMVARGCERQFWHALFGHFDRAPGRALFLHLPSLPTDGPLERTLQAVLAEEGRRSNTALEQSRAMLASDLSPEDYLARSMTAKKRKELRRQHKRLAEEGALTFERCDDADGLQRWIADFLALEAAGWKGEAGSALANTDATRAFFTATMAGAAQAGRLERLALRLDGRPIAMLANFVTPPGVYSFKTAFDERYARFSPGMLLQLENLALLDRDDIAWADSCAVEGHPMIERLWREKRSLTSRNVAIGGRVRRALFARLMAFENRTRSAA
- a CDS encoding transcriptional regulator; this encodes MNAPVTHWTPLRSSAPNVFDAEACATFAAHYPEGPHRLRHALDRHPLLDIDALADLAERLPQSSVEYNRGDLPIGVDGKPGGTGLSIAETIRRVHEANSWAVLKNVEQVPSYQALLHDLLGELKDEIEAKTGPMLTPQGFVFISSPNAVTPYHFDPEHNILLQVAGSKVMTQFAAGDPRFAPDEMHESYHSGGPRELTWRDEFDVHGCEYPLGPGDAVYVPVMAPHFVRNGQDSSISLSITWRSGWSYNESDARGFNHLLRQRGFAPAAPRRWPAQNRARAYAFRALRRLGLAG